The Tautonia plasticadhaerens nucleotide sequence ACGACCGGCGTCCGACCCGACCGGGTCGCGATCGGCTCCGGGCCGGCTCCCGGGCCCGGCCCGGGGGGTGACCCCGGCGCGGAGGCTTCCAGGACATCGAACTCCGAGGGGGCGAACGACAGGCGCGACTCAATGTTGAGCCCGCCCCGGGCCGGCGGAGCGAGCGACCACGGCCAGTTCACCGGTGGCGGGATCACGAGCTTGAGCAAGGCCACGAGCCAGAAGACGTGCCTCGCGGCGGGGGAGAGCCGATCGCTCCGTCCGGCTAAGATCGCCACCGCGGCCAGCCCCGCCACGACCATCGTCGTCTCGGCGAACCACCACACCATGGTCTTGCCTCCCGTCCCGGGCGATGCGGCCCGGATGCCCGGCCGCGCCACCCGACATTTAGCCTCCGGATTGACCCGGTCGCTTGGCCGGGCGAGACCGGCCACGCTGCTCGTCGATCAGCTGCCGGAACCGCGCCAACTCCTCGGGGGAGAACCGGTGGGATTGCACCAGCGTCAGGACCAGGGGCGCGGCCCGGCCATCGCAGAGCTCATCGGCGGCTGCCTTGAGCCGCTCGCCGAGCAGGTCGTCGCGCGTCAGGGCCGCCCGGTAGACGTGGGGGACCGCCGACGGGTCGACGGCGACGGCCCGCTTGGCCTGGAGCCGTTGCAGGAGGGTCGCCACCGTGGTGTAGGCCCAGCGTCGCCCCCGGCCCTGGAGCGTCGAGTTGATCTGCCGGACCGTCGCCGGCCCGTGGTCCCAGAGTGCCTTGAGGACCTCCAGCTCCGCGTCGCTCAGGTTGGGCCGATTCGCCATGGTCGCTCCGATCTCCCCGTCGTCGCCGCGCCTCGGGCGGACCATCGACATGGTGTAGAGGCAAGATCTACTACATCGCGTAGATGGCGCCAAGGGGCTGACCCATTTTTCCGGGGAGGTGACGCCCGTCCGATCGGCGGCCCGGCAGCCCGGAGGAGGCGACCGATCACTCTTGAGTCCGGATCGCACGGAGGTACGAGCAATCCCACAGGATCGGTCGACGGAGGTCGGCGTTTCGAGCGGGCCGCCGATGAGGCGTCGGTTCGAGGTCCGTCCGCGAGCGCGCCGGGCAGCGAGGCGGGAGACCGGGCAGGGCGTCTTCCGGCTCAGACAGGGCCAGGTGAGCATGTCGCCATCTGCCCCAATTGACGCACCTGAAAGAGTTCTCACGAAGCCGGGATCGCAAGCCTGACGTTCTTGACGTCCAGCAAACCACGTGGTGATGCAGTCTGCTCGACGGCGATGGCCGTTCGCCTCGTGGGCGTACGTGTTTCAGGGCAAGTCGGTTCCCGGTGCCCGGAGATTCAGGGCGGACTCGAGCCGGTCCGGGCGGTTGAGATGCGGGCCCAGGGATTCGGGGGGCAGCAGCTCATCGCCGACGCGCCACGAGAGGAGGCGACCGACGCCGGGCGAACCGTCGTAGTAGCCGTCCGGGTGATAGGCCAGCCATTCCTCATCGACCGTGTCGCCGCGACGCTCGGGGAACGCGAAGAGCGTGACCAGGTGCCGCCCGGACGCGACCTCCCAGGCGTTCGTCGTCCCGTAGCTGCCGCCGCTGACCACGAGCCGGCCGTCAGCCGAGAAGGCGAGCGACTGGGTCCGCTTGAGATGCCCGTACAGCTGACGGAGCGGCTCTCCCGTCCGAGCGTCCCAGAGCCGGACCGTCTTGCCGCCCGTGGCCAGGATGGCGCCGTCGGGCGACAGGGCCATCGGCCGTCCCGAGACGGCGGGGTCCGAGAACGTGCGCCGCAATTCGCCCGTCCGGACGTCCCAGAGGCGCACCGGCTCGGCGAAGTTCTGGTTCACGCCGGCCGTGCACGTCGCGAGCGTCGACCCGTCCCGGCTGATCGCGACGCAGGTCATCGGCCGGTCTCCCGTGATGGCCCCGGCCTGCGAGGCCTCGGGCCGGAAGCTGCGGACGCGACGGCCCGAGCGGACCTCCCAGAGGTGGGTGGTCCCGTCGCCGGCGCCGCAGGCGAGGGCCGTGCCATCGGCCGAGAAGGCGAGCGAGGTCGCACCCCTGGTGTGACCCGACAAGGTCCGCGAGACGGTGCCCGTCCGGGGGTCGCGGAGCTGGATCAGGCCGTCGGCGTCGGCGCCGGCGAGCGTCGCCCCGTCGGGTGCGAAGGCGACCGCGAGCACCTCGGCCGCGTGGTCCCCCGCAGACCAGGCGTGCTCCCCAGTCGCGACATCCCAGACGCGGACGACGCCCTTGCCATCGGGGCTCCCGCCGCCGGCGGCGACGCGATGGCCGTCCGGTGCGAGGGCCACCGCCATGATCTGATCGGCCGGGGCGCCCAGCCGTCGGATCAGTCGCCCCTTCCTCGCGTCCCACAGCCGGACCGCCCCCGGACCGATCCCCTCTGCCCCCGCCTCGCGCACGCCCAAGGCGAAGCGGCCGTCGCTGCTGCCCGTGGCCAACAGCGCGCCGTCCTCCGTGAGCACGACCGAATTGACCTGCTCGAAGGCACCGGGCGTGTGCCACTGCTCTCGGCCGGTCGCGAGGCTGGTACGCTTGATCGTATGGTCGTGGCTCCCGCTGATAATCGCGTCGCCGTCGGGAGCGAAGGCGACGGACGTGACGCCGTGATGGTGGCTCGTCACGACCCGGCCCGGGACCTCGGACGCGAGGTCGTACAGCCGCACCTCCGCCCCGATCCCGCAGGCGAGGGACGTGCCGTCGGGCGCGAAGGCCAGGGACAGGAACCGCCCCGACTCGGCCTCGGCGCGCTTGAGATCGCCGGAGGCGGCATCCCAGAGCCGCCACTCGCATCGCTCCGTCCCCCTCCAGGCCGGTCGGGGCCAATCGTGGCCGCGGTGGAAGGACCAGTCGCAGCTCCCGCTGGCGAGAGTCGTCCCATCCGGCGAGAAGGCCACGGTGCAGACCCAGTCGCGATGGCCAGTGAGGGTCCGACCGAGCTGTCCGGTCCTCATGTCCCAGAGCCGCACCGTCTTGTCGCCGCCGCAGGCGAGGGTGGCGCCGTCGGGCGAGAAGGCGAGGGTGGTGGCCCGGAAGGGCTGGTCCGCGAGCCGGTGCCGGAGGTTCCCCGTCGCGAGGTCCCACACGAGGATTTGCCGGTCCGTCCCGGTCGAGGCGAGCATCGTCCCGTCGGGCGAGAAGGTGCAGGCGTCCGTCTCCCACTCGGTGTGCCCGGTGAGCGTGCGCAGGCGACGGCCCGTCTGCACGTCGTAGATCCCGACCAGCTTGTCCATGTGGAAGCCCCCCGCCGCCAGGCTCCGCCCGTCGGGAGAGAAGCTGACCGAGCGATCGCCGACCTCGCCGATCGCCCGCAGTAGGACGCCGGTCTTCGCATCGTAGAGGCGGACCCCACCCTCGTTGGCGGCGCCGGCGACGATCGAACCGTCGGGCGAGACGGCCACCGAATTCACCCCTGCCGCGGGCGGTGTCTGGAGGACGAGCTTCGGCGTTGGCGGTTCCTCCGGCGAGCCGCCGGTGAGGGCGATCAGGCCGAGGGCGATCAGGCCGAGGGCGAGGGCCGGTCGAGCGATCCCGGATCGCATGTGTTCACTCCTTATCCCTGGGCATCAACATGGTGGGTCGGACGATCGTTCACGTCGATGGGCCTCGGGAGGCGGCGCCCCTCAAGTCCCGAAGAGGATTTCCACTCGCTCCTCCTCGACGCACCGTGTCGCGATGTCGGGCTTTCCGTCGCCGTTGAAATCGGCCACCGCCAGCCGCCAGGCACCCTTCCCGGTCCGATAGGGAGACCCGTCGGCCGGCCGGAAGCCGCCCCTCCCGTCGCCCTCGAACACGCGGATGGCCTCGTCACCGGCGACGACCAGGTCGGCGTTGCCGTCGCGGTCCATGTCGGCGATCTCCACGCCCCAGGCGCCATGACCGAGCTGGAGTGGCGAGCCGGGTGCGGGAGAGAGCACGCCGTGACCATCGTTGATCAGGATGGTCAGCGCGGCCCCGCCCTCGGAGTGAGTCGCCACGACGTCCGGCCGGCGATCGTCGTCCAGGTCGCCCGCCGCGACGTACCAGATGCCGGCATCGCAGGTAAGAGGCGATCCTGGCGCCGGGGCCAATTCGCCTCGGCCGTTGCCCAGCAGGATCTGGAGTGTTTCGAGGTCGGGGCCGCTATTGGGGACGAGGACGTCCGCACATCCGTCACCGTTGATGTCGGTCGCCGCGATGGGGTAGGGACTCCGGCCGCACGGGAACGGGGACTGGGGCGCTCGGGCGAATCGACCATGGCCGTCGCCCAGGAGCAGGGACACGTCGCCGTCGGCGTTATTGGCGGTCACGATGTCCGGGTGCCCATCGCCGTCCGCGTCGGCGATTGCGAGCCCGTGAGTGTGCGGCTGCTCCCCGATGCGCGCGATGAACGGCGAGCCGGGAGCGGCCCGGAACCGACCGTCTCCGACGCCGAGCAGGACGGTCACGGCGTAGCTGTCGTGATCGGCCAGGACAACGTCCAACCGACCATCATGGTTGACGTCCTCAACCGCAATCTCGCTGGCCTTCCCCGGCAGATCCGCGGTGATGTCCGGCTCTCTTCGCCAGGGACGGTGGGCGCTGCCGAGGAAGACATTCAACGTCGTCCCGGTGCACAACACCAAGTCGGCGCAGCGATCGCCGTCGACGTCGCCGGCGGCGAGGGTACCGTCGGGGGCGGGAAGCGGTGAGCCCGGCGCCGGGGCGAGCAGCGTGTGAGGCTCCGATCTCGGGACTGCGGATCCGCACTTCTCGTCTGGCCCCGTTCGCGTTACCAGCGTCGAGACCGAGCCGATGTCGGAGCCGGGATGGGCCGGAGCGGTGGCCCCGAACACGATCAGGCCGAGGGCCAGCAGCGGCGATAGGCACCTTGTATGCATGGGTTCACTCCTGATGCTGGCGGGGCAGGTATGGTGAATCTGGTGCTCTCTCTCGCAGCGAGGCGCGGTATTGGCGGGAGCGCACGCGCACGCGCTGCTCCTCTCTCCTCAGCTCATCGAGGAGCCGGACGATGTCCTTTCGAGAGTCTTCGTCGATGGCACCGGCGCCGACGATCTCGGCGGTCCGCCGCACCTGGACCAGCGCCCCCTCCCAGGGGCCGAGCTGGTCGGGAGGGATGCGCCGGGACTGGTCGCGGAACCAGTCCGCCTTCCGGAAGAGCGCGGCCACCTCGGCGACCGCCTGCTCGGCGCGGGCCCGGCGCACGTGCTCGGCGATGATCGCGAAGGTGACGGCGGCCAAGATGGCGGCGCCGAGCGCCGAAGCGAGCACGGTCGTCCGTCGCCTCGCCTTGCGCTCGGCGGCGGCGGCGGCCCGGGCCTCGGCCGCGGCGACTTCGGCGGCCCGGGCTCGGTCGCCGACCGACGCCAGGAAGGCCGAGACCTCGCGTGCCAGCACTCCCGAGTGGCGGGGCCGGACGGCTCGCGAGGCATTGAGGCAGCGCTTGGCGAGCCGGATCAGCTCGCCATCGGCGCCGCTCGCATCGAGGCAAGCCCGGGCTTCGTCGAGGAGACCGACCGCTGCGTCCTCGAGGATCCGGGAACGGTCCCCGACGTAGGGCGGCTGCCCGGTCAGGATCTCGCAGAGGATGGCCCCGAGGGCGAAGACGTCGGCCTGCTCGTCGAGGCGGTCGACTTCGCCCCGCGCCTGCTCCGGGCTCATGTACGACGGGGTGCCGATGATCGCCCCCGAGTGCGAGGGCGAGCTTCCCCCGGCCGTGCGCACGGTCGTCACCTGCGGCTCGGCGGCCTCCGGCGTTTGTCCTGGGACACCCTCCTTCGCCCCGCCCTGTCGGAGGACCTTCGAGAGGCCCCAATCGACCACCTGCACCTCGCCGAAGGCGCCGACCATGATGTTCGACGGCTTCAGGTCGCGGTGGATGACTCCCCGAGCGTGTGCATAAGCCACGGCCTGGCAGACTTGCTCGAAGATGGCGAGGAACCGACCGAGGTCGTGGGGGGGGGCAGGCCGCTCCTCCAGCAGGGCGGCCAAGGTCCTTCCCTTGACCAGCCGCATCGCGAAGTAAGGTCGCAGGTCGGCATCGAGCCCCAGCTCGTACACCGGGAGGATGCCGGGGTGCTGGAGCTGCCCGGCGATCTGGGCCTCTGCGATGAACCGCTGGATCATCGCCGGGTTTCGCGAGTGACCCGGATGGAGTACCTTCAGGGCGACGTCGCGGCCGAGGTCGGGGTCGCGTCCCTTGAGGACGATCCCCATCCCCCCTCGGGCGATCTCACCGAGGACCTGGTAGCGTCCCTGTCCGACGCAATCCAGGGCTTCCTCCCCGGGCCCGATCACCGGCAACGCCGCGTCCGGCTCGTCGCGCAACAAGACGCGCGATGTGACGCCGGTGGAATCTCGGACGGCCTCCAACACGCCGCCCCACGCCCCTCCTGCGGCTGTCGATGGGGGCCCGAAGGCCGCCCGCAGCGCCGCATCGAAGCGGGCATCGGGTCCGTCGGCCACGGGCATTCGATCGGCATCGGCAGGGTCGTTCATGGCGCCTGGCCCTCGCGGATCTCCGGCCCGCTACTCCGGGTTCACCGACCGGCCCGTTTTCGCGCAGGAATTCTCGAGGGACGGCGAGGAATACCCCCAGACGGCTCGGCTCCGCGCCGGGGTCGCGAGCCGGAGACGAGGTTATTCGAGCAGGGAGAGGAGTTGCTCGCATTCGCGATCGACATCCTCCGGCGATCCGGGATGGTGGGACGCGATCACCTCCCACAGCGCCGACCGGAACTCCTGGCGTGCCCGAGCAAACTCGTGGTGGAGGTATGCGGCGTCGAGGCCCCAGAGCCTGGCGATCTCCCGGATCGGCAGCCCTTCGTGGAATCGGAGCCTGAGCAACTCGACGCGACGCCGGGCCGCCTCGCCGCGTCGTGCCGCCAGCACCGACTGCCGCTCGGCGGCCTCGCGCACGACCACCTTGGCCCAGGCGCGGTCGAAGACCCGTGAGAGCGTCTCCTCACCACCCGGGATGCCCTCGAGGTCGATGCCCTGCGCCGGCTCGCGGGCGAGCTGCCGGGCCCGCCTCGCCTCGGCCCGCAGCGCGACGTGGCGCACGGCGCCATAGAGGAACGCCCGGAATCCCCCGGGTCGATCGGCCCGCGCCCGTTCGAGCAGGCCGCCCTCCCTCAGGCACTCGACGAAGACGTCCTGGACGGTGTCGTCCAGGTCCTGGAGTCGCTCCGATCCCCGCCAGCGCGCCGCCAGGTAGGTGCGGACCACGGGGGCGTACCTGGCCGCGAACTCGGCGCGGGCCACGTCGCTCCCCGCGGCAGCCTCATGGAGGATCGTCCAGCAGGTGGAATCGCGAGTCCCCATGCGCATCCCCTGACGTGGTGCAAGTGGTCGGGCGCGGGGGGCCCGGCGAAATGCGGCGTCGCGGCGGACTGTCCGGGTCGGTCGACGATCGATCCTCGGCAATCGTACAGGAACCTGCTCCCGGTAACATCCGAGCCGGTTCACGATGGCTGGATCGCTGGACCAGTACGGCGTGGAGGTGACACCGACCAACTCGCGACCCGGGCCGGCGGAGCGCGGTGCGTCGCCCGGATCTGCTCGGTCAGTCGCCCGTGCGACCTGGTGAATGAGGCCAGGAGTCACGCGCCGGAGTTCGAGCCGCGTCTTCCGCCCCAATTGACGCAGCCGGTCCGCGCTGTGTCACGGCTTTCGAACGGCTCAGCCTACTAGAAACGCTGCGGAAGACCAGCCCCGGTGCCGGGGGCTCTACGCATCGACGACCGCTGGATCACGCATCGGCGGCACCTTCCGAGATCGAAGGAGCAGGGGCCACTCCTCACGTTCCTGGACAGATGGCCACAAGAGAAGCGTTGCGTTGGTCCTCGTCCGACTATAATCGAACAACCCTGCCATGCGGCATGCCCGATAGAGCTCGGAGTGGTGCAACGACGATCGGTGTAGGGCAATTTGGACGGGTGGTGTTCGGAGACGTTCAATGCCCTGGAAACGACGCGGAGGCCGGTCCTACTTCTACGAGAGCCGTCGGGAGGGCCGGCGAGTCCGTTCGGTCTATGTCGGCTCGGGCTGGCGGGCCGAGCTGGTGACCGATCGACTTGCAGAGCATCGGGAAGCCCGCCAGGCGGATCGGAGGCATCATCGAGCCCGGCGAGCGTCCGAGGCAACCAAGGAGCGGGCATTCGACGACCTGTTTACCCTGTCCCGAGACATGGCCGAGTGGGCCCTCCGATCGGCCGGCTTCCACCGGCCCAACCGGGGCCCCTGGCGACGGAGGAGACGACCCATGAGCGAGACGATTCCCGAGCCGGCCCGGCCGACCCCGCCGCCGGTCGAGCCCCTGGAGCTGCGTCGGATGATGGAGCGGGCGATGCTCGATCGCGTCGTCTCGGCGACGGGCGAGAACGAGTCCGAGGAGGCCCGGCAGACGGCCCGGACGCTCAAGGCCGACCTCCTGGCGTTCGCCGGCGAGCTGGCCGGGCCGGAGCCGACGCCGCTCGTCCGATCCCTGGCCTTCACCGCGGCGGTGGCCTACCTCGATTGGATGCACGCCGGGTTCTCCGAGCGGGAGAGCATCCAGCGGGAGCGGGCCATCGAGCGGGCCGAACGGCGGTTCCAGCGGGCCGCGAAGACGCTCCATGCCGTCCAACGCCACCGTCCCGAGTCGTTCATGGCCGTGCAGATCAACGTGGGTACGGGGGCCGGGGAGACGCCAATGGCTTCAGGCCCCTGCGTCCCGGCCGGCTGATGGGACGGGATCGATTAGGATAAGACACCCCGGCCGACCGAGGGGGCCGATCGGGGAGATGTCCGGGGGGAACCGACGTGCTCAGAAGGGCGGGGAAACGGTCTCGGACTCTGGGCCGACCGGGAGGGGCGAGGGGCAATCGAGCGCGGCCCGCTCGGCCGCGCCGCACGTATTGCAGGCCGCCTCGGCGACGTGATCCGGGCCGGGCATGTCGTACTCGATCAAAACTCGGCCGCATGAGCA carries:
- a CDS encoding BlaI/MecI/CopY family transcriptional regulator, whose translation is MANRPNLSDAELEVLKALWDHGPATVRQINSTLQGRGRRWAYTTVATLLQRLQAKRAVAVDPSAVPHVYRAALTRDDLLGERLKAAADELCDGRAAPLVLTLVQSHRFSPEELARFRQLIDEQRGRSRPAKRPGQSGG
- a CDS encoding WD40 repeat domain-containing protein — encoded protein: MRSGIARPALALGLIALGLIALTGGSPEEPPTPKLVLQTPPAAGVNSVAVSPDGSIVAGAANEGGVRLYDAKTGVLLRAIGEVGDRSVSFSPDGRSLAAGGFHMDKLVGIYDVQTGRRLRTLTGHTEWETDACTFSPDGTMLASTGTDRQILVWDLATGNLRHRLADQPFRATTLAFSPDGATLACGGDKTVRLWDMRTGQLGRTLTGHRDWVCTVAFSPDGTTLASGSCDWSFHRGHDWPRPAWRGTERCEWRLWDAASGDLKRAEAESGRFLSLAFAPDGTSLACGIGAEVRLYDLASEVPGRVVTSHHHGVTSVAFAPDGDAIISGSHDHTIKRTSLATGREQWHTPGAFEQVNSVVLTEDGALLATGSSDGRFALGVREAGAEGIGPGAVRLWDARKGRLIRRLGAPADQIMAVALAPDGHRVAAGGGSPDGKGVVRVWDVATGEHAWSAGDHAAEVLAVAFAPDGATLAGADADGLIQLRDPRTGTVSRTLSGHTRGATSLAFSADGTALACGAGDGTTHLWEVRSGRRVRSFRPEASQAGAITGDRPMTCVAISRDGSTLATCTAGVNQNFAEPVRLWDVRTGELRRTFSDPAVSGRPMALSPDGAILATGGKTVRLWDARTGEPLRQLYGHLKRTQSLAFSADGRLVVSGGSYGTTNAWEVASGRHLVTLFAFPERRGDTVDEEWLAYHPDGYYDGSPGVGRLLSWRVGDELLPPESLGPHLNRPDRLESALNLRAPGTDLP
- a CDS encoding FG-GAP repeat domain-containing protein gives rise to the protein MHTRCLSPLLALGLIVFGATAPAHPGSDIGSVSTLVTRTGPDEKCGSAVPRSEPHTLLAPAPGSPLPAPDGTLAAGDVDGDRCADLVLCTGTTLNVFLGSAHRPWRREPDITADLPGKASEIAVEDVNHDGRLDVVLADHDSYAVTVLLGVGDGRFRAAPGSPFIARIGEQPHTHGLAIADADGDGHPDIVTANNADGDVSLLLGDGHGRFARAPQSPFPCGRSPYPIAATDINGDGCADVLVPNSGPDLETLQILLGNGRGELAPAPGSPLTCDAGIWYVAAGDLDDDRRPDVVATHSEGGAALTILINDGHGVLSPAPGSPLQLGHGAWGVEIADMDRDGNADLVVAGDEAIRVFEGDGRGGFRPADGSPYRTGKGAWRLAVADFNGDGKPDIATRCVEEERVEILFGT
- a CDS encoding serine/threonine-protein kinase — its product is MNDPADADRMPVADGPDARFDAALRAAFGPPSTAAGGAWGGVLEAVRDSTGVTSRVLLRDEPDAALPVIGPGEEALDCVGQGRYQVLGEIARGGMGIVLKGRDPDLGRDVALKVLHPGHSRNPAMIQRFIAEAQIAGQLQHPGILPVYELGLDADLRPYFAMRLVKGRTLAALLEERPAPPHDLGRFLAIFEQVCQAVAYAHARGVIHRDLKPSNIMVGAFGEVQVVDWGLSKVLRQGGAKEGVPGQTPEAAEPQVTTVRTAGGSSPSHSGAIIGTPSYMSPEQARGEVDRLDEQADVFALGAILCEILTGQPPYVGDRSRILEDAAVGLLDEARACLDASGADGELIRLAKRCLNASRAVRPRHSGVLAREVSAFLASVGDRARAAEVAAAEARAAAAAERKARRRTTVLASALGAAILAAVTFAIIAEHVRRARAEQAVAEVAALFRKADWFRDQSRRIPPDQLGPWEGALVQVRRTAEIVGAGAIDEDSRKDIVRLLDELRREEQRVRVRSRQYRASLRERAPDSPYLPRQHQE
- a CDS encoding RNA polymerase sigma factor, which codes for MGTRDSTCWTILHEAAAGSDVARAEFAARYAPVVRTYLAARWRGSERLQDLDDTVQDVFVECLREGGLLERARADRPGGFRAFLYGAVRHVALRAEARRARQLAREPAQGIDLEGIPGGEETLSRVFDRAWAKVVVREAAERQSVLAARRGEAARRRVELLRLRFHEGLPIREIARLWGLDAAYLHHEFARARQEFRSALWEVIASHHPGSPEDVDRECEQLLSLLE